The genomic DNA AGCAGAAGGACAAGTTCACGGCGTTCCTCCCGAAAAAGTTCATTTTCACGAAGTGGGGGCGATCGATGCGATTGTTGATATTGTGGGGACTTGTTTGGCTTTAGATTGGTTGGGAATAGAGGAAATATACTGTTCTAGCTTACCGATAGGGGGTGGAACAGTAAAAGCTGCTCATGGTATTTTACCTGTACCTGTCCCCGCCGTGTTAAAACTGTGGGAGTCTCGTCAAGTTCCAGTTTATAGTAACGGGATTGAGAAAGAACTAGTTACACCTACTGGTGCGGCGATCGCAGTTACCCTAGCTACTCAATTCGGTTCTCCTCCAGCTATGGAAATCCACAAGATAGGCTTGGGTGCGGGAACCATGCAATTAACCATACCAAACATTCTCCGCTTGTGGATTGGGGAAGCTACTAGAGAAGCATCCAATCGAGAAACCATTTCGGTATTAGAAACCCAAATTGACGACCTGTCTCCGCAAGCTATAGGATATGTATTTGACGAGTTATTTGCAGTCGGTGCAGTAGATGTATTTACCCAGGCGATCGGCATGAAAAAATCTCGCCCTGGCATCTTACTGACAGTAATTTGTCACCCAGACCAAGTTTCTGCTTGCGAATCGGTAATGTTTCGCGAAACCTCCACTCTAGGGATACGCCACCTCACCCAACACCGAACTATCCTCAGTCGAGAAATCCAGACAGTCGAAACCCCTTACGGAGAAGTTAGGGTAAAAGTGGCTGGAAAGGGAGAACAAGTTACTAACGTGCAACCAGAATACGAAGACTGTGCTAATTTAGCTCAAGAAAACCATGTGCCTTGGCGAGAAATTCACAGAATAGCCTTAGCCAAGTGGTATTTAGGTCATGAAAATTGATTTTGATACTGTATAGAGCGAAAGTTGATGAAGATCTCTCCTCATCAACTTTGAAGTAATTACTCCAGATTATGACTAATTAATGAACTTGAATGGCAATATATGTAGAGTTATTATCTTCATAAACTTCGCCAACTGCATTAGTGCGATCGACAATTGCACCTACATAGTATTTACCAGGAGCTAAAGTATTAGGAATAGTTACGTAATTTCTAGCAGTATAAGGAGTATTTCTACCGAGGGTAAATCCAACAGAACCTAAGAATGTATCCAAGGTAGTAATATTGTCGTTACTAGAAACATAGTAGCCAACATTGGGGTTTTGAGTAGCAGCACCATTATTTTCATAGGTGAATTCTACTTG from Merismopedia glauca CCAP 1448/3 includes the following:
- the larC gene encoding nickel pincer cofactor biosynthesis protein LarC; this encodes MTKLAYFECHAGIAGDMCLSALIDAGVPVEYLIDRINTLGIESEYQLHLKSVHHHGQIASKVDVELLAVEHHHHHRHLPEIEALITLANLPPRARDWSLGVFRTLAVAEGQVHGVPPEKVHFHEVGAIDAIVDIVGTCLALDWLGIEEIYCSSLPIGGGTVKAAHGILPVPVPAVLKLWESRQVPVYSNGIEKELVTPTGAAIAVTLATQFGSPPAMEIHKIGLGAGTMQLTIPNILRLWIGEATREASNRETISVLETQIDDLSPQAIGYVFDELFAVGAVDVFTQAIGMKKSRPGILLTVICHPDQVSACESVMFRETSTLGIRHLTQHRTILSREIQTVETPYGEVRVKVAGKGEQVTNVQPEYEDCANLAQENHVPWREIHRIALAKWYLGHEN